Below is a genomic region from Methanoculleus sp. SDB.
ACACTCATTTTACTGAAATACGATTAGAATCGATTTTATCCACCCAATCAAGTTTCTTTCAAAAAGATAAAATTAAAAGCTACTTACAAAAGGTTGTTCCAGCGCCATTCGATGAGAAAAAATTCAAATTTGCAGAAGAAATCAATAAATTGCTAACTGACAACCTCGTTCAATATAAAGAAGCAAATATAACTTTCAATGGAGAGAAGATATTTAGAGCTCCTTTTGAGAGTGATTGTTATTTTGAGGAAATTCTTAAACCAGTCTTTAAAGATAAAAATTCCAAACCTATTGCAGTTGGATGGTTATTGCCATCCAATCAGAGAAAAGACGCAAAATATCCAAAAACAGGAATATTATTTAAAAAGAAAGGATTTACTATTGGTGATGAAAACTTCTTAAGACAATTTTTTACTGACACGTATCATCAATGGTATTACGGAGAGATTCATATTGTTTCCAAAGATATTAGAGAGAATGCTGCCCGAAATAACTTTGAATACAATCACGGGAAAATACAAGAATTTATCGATGAAATAAAAAATCAGGCTTCCTCTTGGGAAAATGTTAACAGATATCGTGTGGACAGAGGAAAATCCGATAAAATAAAGAACATTCAATCTTTGATAGAATCTGGCGATATTTCAAAAGCAAAAAAGGAAGTGAAAAAATTAGAGGGTGGATTACAAAAAAAACCGAGAAGTTATCCAAAACCTAACTATCTACTGCCTCTAAAAGGACATATTGATGATATCCATAATAAAAATATGGCAGATCTTTCTGAAATAAAAATTAAAATTGACTATATTAAAAAAGAAGAAGAATCTGACTCTCTTAAGCATATGAGAGAGCTGTATCAAAAAATGGTTGAGACATATCCAGAACCAATGAAAAAAGACATTAAACGTGTGAAAAAAGGCCATGAAGACGATATAATCATTTCTGCAACTGATCCCATTCAAGATCTTATTATGAAGAAGACAGGGCTCAACGAAAGGCAATTCCGTGAACTATCACGGAAGGCTTTTGGTTGGAATAAAGTGCTCCCCCTTGGAGAACCGTTGATCATAATCGATAGCTCAAATAGTGAAGTAAATAGAAGATTTGGAGTCCTGTTATATACAATTCATGATTTATTTGAGAATAAATTTAAACACGAGCGCGGTCTTGAAACATTCAAATGGTACCATGATGCCACTGAAGAAGGGAAGACAATTATGAGAATGCAGCTAAATGCAATTCTCCATTTCTGCTATCGGATGATCGATGAGGCTGACATAAGGAAAAGTGGGGACCCTAAATCCTGATTATAAAGGATTCCATATTTTAATTTTTATGGACACAATCTTTAGAAAGTATTAGTGTATTGGTATTAAGACCAAGAAAAGTCAAGCAGGCTATCTGTTGGGATTGTTTATATTTATTCGGGAGTTGCATTGGAGTCTTATATCCCAGTTTCTGAATCTGACGTTCACAACTAAACCAGTAATATAAAATCAGATTCGCGATGAGAGATTCTAGCTAATATATTTAGGATGAAACTCCGGAAAAAACCCTTACAAAAAAACAAAAAAATTTAGCCGAAGAGGGCCCCGAGGCCGGCCATGCCGCCTTCCTCGTCTTCCTTCTCTTCTTCCTCTTCCTCTTCCTCAACAGCGGCCTCGGCGGGTGCTGCTGCGGCGGGGGCGGCTGCGACCGCGACGGGGGCCGCGGCGGCCTTGCTGATGGCTTCCTCGATGTTGACACCGTCGAGTGCGGCCACGAGGGCCTTCACGCGGGCTTCTTCGACGTCGATACCGGCTGCTGCGAGGACTGCCTTGACGGACTCCTCGGATACTTCCTTGCCTGCGTTGTGCAGGAGAAGGGCTGCATAGATGTACTCCATTTTATTCACCTTTGTTTGTATGATGGTTTCGAATTAATTTCCTTCAACGATACTTCTGACTGCGAGCATCTCACGGTACGCCCGTGCGATGATCAGGTCGACCACGTCCTTTTCGTAGATGCTTGCCTCGACCGCAAGGTTCCGGGCCTCCATCGCCGCCTTTCCGATGATCGGCACGATTGTCTGTGCCGTCGGGATGGCTGCGTTGACGGAGAGGTTGAACGCCTGCTGTGCTGCGAGCACCACGTTTGCGTAGTAGAGCGACTCGTCGATGGCGAGCATGGACGGTTCGTACATGCTTCCGTCGTAGAACGCGACCTGCAGGTTGAGACCCACGTCGATCGGGCGGATGTCGAGTTTCGCGAGGACGTCGGCCATCTTCTTGCTGATCGTCTCGCCCTTCTTCACCACCGTCTTCGTCTCGCGGATCTTGACCTTGCCGCCTTCGATTGCGGCGGGAATGCCTGCCTGCTGAAGTTCTCCCACGATCGGGCCCGGCTTAAAACTCGTCGGCCCTTTCGAAATCACGACATCTTCAGGGGCGACATCGCCCGGCTTTGCGACCATCTTCGTCTTGGTCTGCTCAAGGCGCTTAAACAGCCTGAACGGGTTTTCGTTCGTGTAGATCAGCGCACTCTGGCCGTCGAGATACGACGAGACCGGTTCGATCTCGCCGCCCATCTCGGAAAACGCGTGCTCGATAAGCGTGTTCCGCGTCATCTTCAGCACGGCGGTGCCGCGGATGTCACGGCGCATCTGCTGGATCTGCTTCGCGGGGATCCCGTAGAGGTCGACAAGACCTACGAGCGCGTATTCGCCTGCATACTGCTTGATCAGCTCGACTTCGTCCCGTTTCCACTGCGGTAAATGAGTGGTATATAATGCCATTTACATCACCCTGTGTGCAGGACCCATGGTCGTCTTGACATAGACGGAGCGGATATTCATCGCCCCGTTCTCGAGAACGGATTCGACACGCCGTAAGACGGCATCGATGTTCTCTGCAATCGGTTCGGCGTCCATGCCGGTCGTACCCACCTTCACGTGGAACGTTTTCTTGTCCCGGGTCCTGAACTTGACGGACTTCCGGAGACGCTCAACAATCGGCCTGATATCCATGCCCGGTGTAATGGGCATCGGCATCTTGCCGCGGGGACCGAGCCGGGGACCCAGCCATCGGCCGACAAGCGGCATCACGGCTGTTTCCGCAAGGAAGAACCGGTATTCTCCGGCAATCTTGCGTGCCTCGCGTGGCTCACCGCCCAGACGTTCGATCTCCTCCGATCCGATGATCAGCTCGACACCCGCTTCCTTTGCCTGCGTGGTGATGTCGCCTTTCCCGAGCACGGCGATCTTTTCAGTCCGGCCCGTGCCGTTCGGTAGAAGCATCGTTTCATCAATACGGTTTTTAGGCTGCGCCATGTCGATGTTCCTGAGGTTGATCGTGATATCCACGCTCTCCTGGAACTTCCGTTCAGGCGCTCCGTCTATCGCCGCTTTCACGGCTTTAAGAATCTGTGCCCTTTCTACCATTGTGTACCTCCATAGTGCTGCGACCTATTCGATCTTCTATGGGTTTTCATCAACTCTATGCATTCAGGATACTGTCGAATTCGCCTGCATCAATGAGCGGAAAGAGCTCTTTCGGCCTCTTCCCGTCCACCGTGACGCCGAGGCTCACGCACGTTCCGACGACCTCCTTGACGGCGGTCCGGATTTCGTACGAGAGCATGTCGTCGAACTTCATGCGGGCGATCCTGACAGCGGCCTCGAGCGGAAGGTCTCCCACAACCTGCACATTGGGTTCTGCTGAACCCTTTGTGATGCCACACTCCTTCATAACGAGTGCGGTTGTGGGGGGGATCCCGACGGAAATCGTGAAGTTCTTCTTGTCGTCCACCTCGACGGTGACGGGCACCTGCATGCCGTTGAACCCGGCTGTTTTTGCGTTGATCTCGTCAACAACAGCCTTCACGTTAATTCCGAGGGGTCCGAGGGCAGGTCCCAGAGGGGGACCCGCCGTTGCCTTTCCGCCGGCAACCAGTACCTCGACCACTTCTCCCATGGTATATCTCCATGCCGTTCCCCGTACGGGTACATAGCTTGGGTTAGATTAGGTCGGCGCGCGAGGACTTAAAGGTTTCAAATCGGGAGACGGAAAAAAAGGATCAGGCGTCGTCATCGCGGCGGTCGATGACGCGCACGTTGTCGCCCCGCACCGTGATGGGGATGGGCACCATGCTCTCGTAGAGTTCCACGGTAATTTCTTCCTTTCCGGTATCAACACGTTTGACGACCGCTTTTTCGCCCTTGAAGGGACCTGCGATCAGCTCGACGATCGTGCCCTCCTCGATCCCGCTGACGACGGGCTTCGGGGAGAGGAAGTGCTGGACCTCGCCGAACGAAGTGTCGCCGTGCAGGACGGCCCGCGCATGAGGCACCATTTCCACGAGCTGTTCAATCCGGGCGATCTCGTCGGGGCTCTCCACGAGCACGTACCCCCTGAGTTCGTCGGGCACCATAACGGCGAAGACCCGGATCTCGCTGTGCTCGCGAACCGCTTTTTCGATATTGTCGGCGACGGTACGCTCCTGTTTCGCCGTCGTCTTTATCGCATAGACCTTGTTTTCGGATTCGTTCATGTCCGTCATCGTCATCAGTTCGGGAGGACGATCATCAGCTCATAGACGATGAATCCCACAAGACCGAGGATCATGATGCCGAGAGCGGCAACGATCGCGATCTTGGAGAACTCGTCGCGGGCCGGTGTCCGTGCAAGTTTCAGGACGCGGATATATTTCTTGAAGAGTTCCTCTTCCAGCTTTAAATTCAGTGCCATATTCGTTCACTTCAGGAAATCGATATCGAATTCTTTCATCATCTGGCGCATTCCGCCCTCGCTCCGCCCGTAGATCTGGGGGGAGCGGACGCCGGTGACCACGAGCATCGTACGCATCTTGTGCTGCATATCGGGATCGACCTGGGCACCCCAGATAATCCGTGCCGTGGGATCGATGCGCTCGTATACTTCCTCGATGACTCCTTCCGCCTCGGCCATCGTCATGTCCGGGCCGCCGACGACGTTGACGAGGGCGGCGGTCGCACCGGAGATATCGACATCAAGGAGCGGGGAGCGGAGCGCTTTTTTGACCGAGTCGGTCGCCTTGTCTTCGCTGTCGCTTTCGCCCATGCCGATCATGGCGACGCCGCCGCGCTCCATGACGGTCCGGACGTCGGCAAAGTCGAGGTTCACGAGACCCGGCATCGTGATCAGTTCGGTGATTCCCTTGACCGCACGCATCAGGACTTCGTCCGATACCTTGAATGCGGCGTAGAGCGGGAGGCGCGGCACGACTTCGAGCAGGCGATCGTTGGGCACCACAATCACCGTGTCGGCAACATCGCGAAGCCGCTCGAGGCCGGCTTCGGCATTCTCCATCCTGATGGCACCCTCCGCAACAAAGGGGAGTGTCACCACCGCAATCGTCAGGGCCCCCTCGTCCCGTGCCGCCTTGGCAATGATCGGGGCGGACCCCGTGCCCGTCCCTCCTCCGAGACCGGCCGTAATGAAAACCATGTCGCACCCCTCGACGGCAGAGTGGATCTCCACCTCGTTTTCAAGGGCGGCCTCTTCACCCACCTGCGGGATGGAGCCGGCCCCGAGACCCCGGGTGCGCTGCTTTCCGATAAGGATTCTCCTGTCGGCCTGCGCCCTGATAAGATGCTGGGCATCGGTATTGATGGCGATGAGCTTCGCGCCGTGGATGCCCTCCTCGGACATGCGGCTGATGGTGTTGGATCCGCTCCCGCCGCAGCCGATGACGGCGATCTGGGTCTGCAGTTCCTTCAGGATCTCCTCGAGCTCCTGGTCATACTGTGGTCCGTCCACGATCATATCATTCGCCCGTGTTAGTGCCTCTTCCACAATCGATTTCATAAATATCTCTCCAGTCCCGGGACACGGATTATGCTCTCACTGCATGTCGAAACCATCTCGGGTGTGACGGTCGTTCCGCCGATGTCAACGGAAACGCCCTCCGCAAGCCTGCCGAACAGCGGTCCGGCGGTGACCCCCGCTTCGCGCGCCTTCCGGGGGTCAAAGCGTACACGCCGGATGATGAGGCGGTCGCCCTCGACTGCAGTGTTTTCACTACTGATAATGATTTTTACGCAGGACGTTATTAAATCATGTATTATCCGTGATCGATGCTCCCTGAATGTGAGAAACCGGGGAAGCATGATGCCCCCCTCCGGGATGAGGTGGCCTGCAGGAATTTCCGAAAGCATCTCCAGAAAACGCTTTTGATCGGATTTCAGCGCTTCTCCGAGGAGAATCGGGTCAATATCGACGATCACAGGCGTTCCCGCCCCCGAGAGGGCATTGGTATGCAGACGCGCTCCCGGCACCATTTTTTCGACACACGCCCGTAACGCGCTGTATGCGTCCCATTCGAGAGCTCCGATCCCGAGAATCTCACTCTCGCTCAGGCATACCAGCCCCTCCTCCGTGCAGAGCGACTCAAGCCTCCGGAATACCGCTCTGGAAACGGCTTTCCGGTCGATATACGCCGCAACCGCACCGGTCCTGTCACGCATCAGCCGCACCATCCCGCGATCGATCTCCTCCGCCTGCCGGGAATGTGCAATGTGGCCGAACGCTGCCCGCGACGAGAGCGCGATGCTCGTCTGGCGGGCCGCATAATGGTTTCCTCCGAAGCCCACAAAAGGAATCGTCCCGGTGGGATCTGCGGCGAGAATGCTGTGCGCAACTGCGTCCGCTGCCGCGGGATCGCGCCACTCCTTTTCCGTGCTTCCGATTTCCACGAACAGGGACGGCGTCATGATGTCGGACGGGCCGTGATGGGTCACCTCGTAGGAGACCCGGTATCCTTCCGGAGCGGCCGCGGGGAGATTGTTCAGAATCGCATGCATCCATGCGGGTGCCGCCCGGGCAAGCGATCGCGGCGCCCCCCCGTAGTCCGCGGTGGTAATGTTGCCCGTTACATGGACCGTGAGGGCGGGCACCGCCTGTATGCTCGTGTGCCGGGAGATGAAGATGAAGACGTCTGCAGCGATCCGCTCGTCGAGACCCTCCTCGTAAATCAGCCGCCCCCCGGTTTCCAGAAAGACAAAACGGTTTCCGGCGTGAACGACCGGTTCTGCGCCGGGATTCTCAAGCACGTCGAGCAGGCGGGCCCGGATCGCGGCCCCTGCCGGGTCCTGCGCCGAATTGATAAGGGCAATCTGCATGGTTGTCATCTCGCGGGGGAACCAGACCGTTGCCGCACCGCGGGAAGATTCCGGCAGGCAGGCATCGGGAAACAGATTAGTATTGCCCGGGGATCTGCTTTACATCTTCGGGCACCCGGCCGGCGAGCCGTCCAATCCGTTGACAAAACAGCAGGGTAAACCATATTTTACCACAGCGTGACAGTATATCATGGACACAGAAAAAATCAGGAAAGCATTCGAGGAGAGTGGAATAACCACGCAGATCACCTGTCCGCAGGCATTTAAAATCGCCGAAGAATACGATATTCCAAAGATGCACATCGCAAAATACTGCAACACGGCGGACCCGAAGATTAAGATCCGGGGCTGCCAGCTGGGCTGTTTCAGATGAGCATCTTCCTCCGGGTCGTCCCCGTCAGCGACGCGATCCGTGCCGTCCGGAAGATTGCAGTCCCTGCCGGCTGCGAAACCGTTCCGGTCGCGGACGCACGCGGACGTATCCTTTGCCGTGACGTGCAGGCGCCCGGGGACATTCCGGGTTTTGCCCGCTCGGTCGTCGACGGCTACGCGGTGATCGCCTCCGATACGCAGGGTGCCGGCGAGGCGATGCCCGCGATGCTCACCTGCACCGGAAGGATTGCGATGGGGGTGCCGGGAGACCTCCCGGTCAGATCCGGCGAGTGCCGGTATATCCCGACGGGGGGCGTGCTTCCCGCGGGGGCCGATGCCGCCGCCATGATCGAATACACGGAAGCCGTGGGTGACGAGGTGCTGATCAGAAAACCCGTTGCACCGGGCGAAAATATCATTCGGAGGGGTGAGGATTACCCGGAAGGAGGCGTGGTGCTGCCCGCGGGCACCCGGATCGGTGCACGGGGCCTGGGCGTGCTTGCCGCGGCAGGCTGCGACCGGGTCACCGTGGCCGTACCCCCGAAAGTCGGGATCATTTCGACCGGCAACGAACTGGTGCCCGTAGCAGCCGTGCCCGGCCCCGGAGAGGTGCGGGATGCGAACACCTATCTCTGCAGCGGTTTCGTGGAGGAGAAGGGCGGCATTCCGGTCAGGTACGGCATCGTAAGAGACGACCGCGATTCCCTCGCCGCGGCTCTCGAACGGGCGGTGGCGGAATGCGATATCGTCCTCCTCTCCGGGGGGAGCTCGAAGGACGACCGTGACATGTGCGCCGACACGATCGCCCGGTTCGGGGAGGTGCTCATTCACGGCATCGCCATCGCACCCGGAAAACCCACGATCATCGGCACGGCAGCCGGAAAACCGGTCATCGGCCTGCCCGGACACCCGGCATCCGCGTTCGTGGTGCTCCATGCGATCGGCACGCCCCTCATGGCGGCGACGACCGGGGAGACCGGCCGGGACAGGACGGTGCCCTCGGTGCTGGCCCAGAACATCCCGTCTGCAAAAGGGCGGCAGGACTATGTCAGGGTACGGTTCGAGGGAGATACGGTGGTACCGGTCTTCGGCAAGTCGGGCCTTCTCAATACGCTCGTGCAGAGTGACGGCATGGTGATCGTGCCCGCCGGCCGCGAAGGGCTGGAGCCCGGCGAGCGCGTGGAGGTGCACCTGTGGTGACGCGCTACCTCGCCCTCACGCCCCTCGACGACGCGATCGGCGTGATGAAGGAGACGTTTCCCTGCATCCCCCGCATCGCGGAGGTACCGCTCGCTTCGGCCGCGGGACGCATCACCGCAACGCCTATCTTCTCCCGCATCTCGGTCCCTCCGCGCCACCTCTCCGCGATGGACGGCATCGCGGTCCGGGCTGCCGATACGCACGGGGCGAGCGAACAGCATCCCGTCACGCTCTCCGATGCGGTCCGGGTCAATACCGGCAATGTGATCCCGGAAGGCTACGATGCGGTGATCATGATCGAAGACGTCCACACCGAACAGAGCGGGTACGTGATCCGTGCGGCGGCGAGCCCCTGGCAGCATGTCCGCCCGGTCGGCGAGGACATCGGCGAGTCGGAGATGATCCTGCCGTCCCTTCACCGCATCCGTCCGTTCGACATCGGTGCGCTCGCCGCGTACGGTATCGACCGCGTGGAGGTGCTCGACGTCTCGATCGGCCTGATTCCCACCGGCAACGAACTGGTGCCCCTCGGCACGCTGCCCGCGCCCGGCCAGGCGGTGGAGAGCAACATGCACATGGCGGCTGCTCACCTGCAGGGGCTCGGTGCCCGGTGCGTACACTATCCCATCACTCCCGACGAACCCGCTCTGATTCGTGCGGCGGTGGAGCGCGGCATCCGGGAAAACGACATTCTCGTTATCTCCGCCGGATCGTCGAAGGGCACGCGGGACTATACCGCAGGCATCATCGGCGAGCTCGGCGGGGTGCTCGTCCACGGCATTGCCATCAAACCCGCAAAACCCGTCATCATCGGACAGATCGGGGGAAAACCCGTCATCGGAATGCCCGGATATCCGCTTGCCTGCGCGACCATCCTCAGGGAGCTCATGGAGCCGCTCCTCGGCATGTACGGCTTCCGCCCGCCCGCACGGGAAACGGTTTCCGCACGGCTGACCACGACCCTCCATTCCGATATCGGCACGGACGAGTTCGTGCTGCTCTCCGTCGGCCGGATCGGCGGCGGCTGGGTGGCCGTGCCGCAGTCCCGCGGCGCGGGGGTGCAGATGAGCGGGGTGCGGGCAAACGCGTACCTCACCATCGGGAGGAACGCGGAGGGTGCCATGGCCGGCGACGAAATCCGGGCGTCGCTCCTCGTCCCCCGCGAAAGCGCGGAGGAGTCGCTCCTCATCACCGGCAGCCACGACCCGGCACTCGATTACCTCGCCGACATGGCACGGCGGCAGGGCGTTGCCATGCACGCCACCCACACCGGGAGCATGGGGGGGCTCCTCACCCTGAAAAAGGGCGAGTGCCATGCGGCGCCGATGCACCTCCTCGGGGCGGACGGCGACTACAACATCCCGTACCTCCGGAAATACCTCCCCAACGAAGAGCTCGTGCTGCTCTGCGTCGCGGAGCGGCAGCAGGGAGTCGTCTCGCGCGAGGGGCTCGCGCTTGAGGACATTCCGGCACATACGTTCGCCAACCGCCAGAAGGGATCGGGAACGCGGATGCTGCTCGACCATCTCCTCCGGGAGCGGGGCATCGACAGCTCGGCCATCGCCGGCTACGATCGCGAATATACCACCCACCTCGCCGTTGCGCTTGCAGTACAGACGGGAGAGGCGGATATGGGCGTCTGCGTCTACAGTGCCGCGAAGGCTCTCGGGCTTCCATTTGTGCCCGTCGGCACGGAGCGCTATGAACTGGTGGCGAGAAAAAGCACGCTCCGGGACGACCCGGGACTTGCCGCACTCTTCGACTGCGTCTCCTCCGAATCCTTTAAAAAGACGCTCACGACCCTCGGCGGGTACGACGTCAGGGAGACAGGCGTGCGGCGCGGACTGCCATAAGCACCGCCTCTTCGGGGGTGGTACAGGGAAACACCCCCGGAATATCCCACGAACCGACGGTGAAGACCGGAATGCCGAGCTTCAGCGCCATGCCAATCTCCGAGAGGGTGCCGTGGCCCCCGCCCACGGCAATGACCGCATCGGCGGAGGAGACGAGGACGGCATTCCGGGCGATGCCGAGCCCGCTTTTTATCACGACATCAAGGTGCGGATTGCCCGTGTCGCGCCCGGGGAGGATGCCGACCGTCACGCCGCCCGCTTCCCGTGCCCCCCGGCACGACGCTTCCATCACACCGCCCCGCCCCCCGGAGAGCAGGACTGCGTGGTTTCCGGCAAGCAGGTACCCCGCCGTCTCCGCCGCCTCCGCCTCATCCCCGGTGCACTCCGACGCACCGATGACCGCAATCTGCATGGATGAGAGAAGGGACCAAAGCAGGAAAAAGAGATCGGGAATCCGCACCACGCCGTTCCTGCTCACAAATACTATCACTGCAGACCGCCTATTCTTCTCCACTGTTGAGGGATTCAGGTGAAGGAGGTCACCAGCAACTATACCGCCCGCGGGGTGGAGAGCGCGGTCCAGGAGTACTGGGCTGCTGAAGACGTGTACAAAAAGGTGAAAACGCTGCGGGCCGGTGGAAAACCGTTCTTTTTCGTGGACGGACCGCCGTATACGACCGGCTACATCCATCTCGGCACCGCGTGGAACAAGATCATCAAGGACTGCATCCTCCGGTACGAGCGCATGTGCGGCAGGAATGTGATCGACCGGGCCGGGTACGACATGCACGGCCTTCCCATCGAGGTCAGGGTCGAACAGGAGCTCGGATTCGCTTCAAAAAAGGATATCGAGGAATACGGCATCGCCGCGTTCATCGAGAAGTGCAAGACCTTCGCGCTCACCCACAAGGACATCATGAGCGAGCAGTTCAAAGCGCTCGGCGTCTGGATGGACTTCGACGATCCCTACGAGACCGTGAAGCCGGAGTACATCGAGGCGGCATGGTGGACACTTGCAAAGGCGGACGAGAAGGGGCTCCTCGAACAGGGCTACCGGGTGGTGAACCTCTGCCCCCGGTGCGAGACCGCCATCGCCGACTCAGAGGTCGAGTACTGGGACGAAGAAGATCCCTCAATCTACGTCAAGTTCCCCCTCCGCGGCCGTGACAACGAGTACCTTGTCATCTGGACCACGACGCCCTGGACACTCCCCGCCAACGTCGCCGTCGCGGTGAGCGAGGACTTCGTGTACGCCCGGGTGAACGCGGTGAAGGGAGACCGCGAAGAGATCCTGTGGATTGCCGAAGAGCTGGTGGAGGATGTGCTCCGGAAGGGGCGGTACCGTGACTACACCGTCCTCGCGACGGTCACCGGTGCGGAGATGGTCGGGATGGTGTACGACTCCCCGCTCGCAGCGGCGGTCCCCGTCCAGCGGACGGTGGAGCACCGTGTCGTCGCCGCCGATCACGTGACCCTCGAAAACACCGGAATGGTCCACACCGCACCGGGCCACGGGTGGGAAGACTCCCTCGTCGGGCAGGCGGAGGGGCTGACCGTCCTCTGCCCCGTCGACGGCGCCGGCCTCTTCACGGACGAGGCGGGCATCTTCGCAGGCAGCTACGTCCGCGACGCAAACGATGCCGTGCTTGACGCTCTCGGCGACCACCTCCTCGCCTCGGATCGGATCGTCCACCGCTACGGCCACTGCTGGCGCTGCAAAACGCCGATCATCTCCATCTCCACCGAACAGTGGTTCATCCCGATCCCGAAGATCAAGGAGAAGATGCTCGCCGAGATCGAAGCCGTAACCTGGTACCCCGAGTGGGCGGGAAGCGCCCGGTTCCATGATTTCGTCTCCGAAGCCCGCGACTGGTGCATCTCCCGGCAGCGGTACTGGGGGATCCCCATCCCAATCTGGCAGTGCGACCGGTGCGACCGGCACAGGACCTTTGCGACCATCGCCGACCTCACCGAAGCAAGCGGCACGGAGATTGCCGATCCGCACCGTCCGTACGTCGACGAAGTGACCGTCCCCTGCGCCTGCGGGGGAACGATGCACCGGGTCGAGGACATCTTTGATGTCTGGTTCGACTCCGCGATGGCGTCATGGGCGACGCTCCGGTTCCCCGGGGAGACAGCCGCCTTTGAAGACCTCTGGCCCGCGGACTTCATCACGGAGGGACAGGACCAGACCCGCGGCTGGTTCTACTCGCAGCTCGGCGCCTCGACGATCGCGTTCGACCGTGCGCCGTACAAAAACGTCCTGATGCACGGCTTTGCGCTGGATGCGGAAGGGCGGAAGATGAGCAAGAGTTTCGGGAACGTCGTCTCGCCGGAAAGTGTCATCGACCAGTACGGCGTGGACGTGCTCCGGCTCTATATCCTCTCGGCAAGTGCGCCGTGGGACGACCTGAAGTTCAACTGGGAAGGTGTCAAGACGGTCAACCGGGCCGTCAATATCCTCTGGAACGTCTACCGCTTCCCGCTCCCGTACATGATCCTCGACGGCTTCGCGCCCGCAACCGGGGGCGACGGGACGTGGAACGACGACTACGTGCGTGCTCACCTGGCGGCGATGCCCGACGAAGACCGCTGGATCATCTCGCGCATTCACTCGCTCGCGGCGGAGGTCTCGGAGGGGATCGACGGGTATAACCTGCATCGGGCCACCCGGGCGCTCATCACGTCGGTGCTCGAGGACATCTCGCGCTGGTACATCCAGCTCGTCCGCCCGAGAATGTGGCTCGAAGAAGACTCGGTCGAAAAACGGCACGCCTATGAAACGATGTATTCCGTCATGCGGATGCTGGTCCGGCTGCTCGCCCCCTTCACGCCGCACATCAGCGAGGAGATCTACCGGAACCTGCGGACCGACGCCGACCCGGAGAG
It encodes:
- a CDS encoding molybdenum cofactor biosynthesis protein MoeA, translating into MSIFLRVVPVSDAIRAVRKIAVPAGCETVPVADARGRILCRDVQAPGDIPGFARSVVDGYAVIASDTQGAGEAMPAMLTCTGRIAMGVPGDLPVRSGECRYIPTGGVLPAGADAAAMIEYTEAVGDEVLIRKPVAPGENIIRRGEDYPEGGVVLPAGTRIGARGLGVLAAAGCDRVTVAVPPKVGIISTGNELVPVAAVPGPGEVRDANTYLCSGFVEEKGGIPVRYGIVRDDRDSLAAALERAVAECDIVLLSGGSSKDDRDMCADTIARFGEVLIHGIAIAPGKPTIIGTAAGKPVIGLPGHPASAFVVLHAIGTPLMAATTGETGRDRTVPSVLAQNIPSAKGRQDYVRVRFEGDTVVPVFGKSGLLNTLVQSDGMVIVPAGREGLEPGERVEVHLW
- a CDS encoding LysR family transcriptional regulator — encoded protein: MVTRYLALTPLDDAIGVMKETFPCIPRIAEVPLASAAGRITATPIFSRISVPPRHLSAMDGIAVRAADTHGASEQHPVTLSDAVRVNTGNVIPEGYDAVIMIEDVHTEQSGYVIRAAASPWQHVRPVGEDIGESEMILPSLHRIRPFDIGALAAYGIDRVEVLDVSIGLIPTGNELVPLGTLPAPGQAVESNMHMAAAHLQGLGARCVHYPITPDEPALIRAAVERGIRENDILVISAGSSKGTRDYTAGIIGELGGVLVHGIAIKPAKPVIIGQIGGKPVIGMPGYPLACATILRELMEPLLGMYGFRPPARETVSARLTTTLHSDIGTDEFVLLSVGRIGGGWVAVPQSRGAGVQMSGVRANAYLTIGRNAEGAMAGDEIRASLLVPRESAEESLLITGSHDPALDYLADMARRQGVAMHATHTGSMGGLLTLKKGECHAAPMHLLGADGDYNIPYLRKYLPNEELVLLCVAERQQGVVSREGLALEDIPAHTFANRQKGSGTRMLLDHLLRERGIDSSAIAGYDREYTTHLAVALAVQTGEADMGVCVYSAAKALGLPFVPVGTERYELVARKSTLRDDPGLAALFDCVSSESFKKTLTTLGGYDVRETGVRRGLP
- a CDS encoding isoleucine--tRNA ligase, coding for MKEVTSNYTARGVESAVQEYWAAEDVYKKVKTLRAGGKPFFFVDGPPYTTGYIHLGTAWNKIIKDCILRYERMCGRNVIDRAGYDMHGLPIEVRVEQELGFASKKDIEEYGIAAFIEKCKTFALTHKDIMSEQFKALGVWMDFDDPYETVKPEYIEAAWWTLAKADEKGLLEQGYRVVNLCPRCETAIADSEVEYWDEEDPSIYVKFPLRGRDNEYLVIWTTTPWTLPANVAVAVSEDFVYARVNAVKGDREEILWIAEELVEDVLRKGRYRDYTVLATVTGAEMVGMVYDSPLAAAVPVQRTVEHRVVAADHVTLENTGMVHTAPGHGWEDSLVGQAEGLTVLCPVDGAGLFTDEAGIFAGSYVRDANDAVLDALGDHLLASDRIVHRYGHCWRCKTPIISISTEQWFIPIPKIKEKMLAEIEAVTWYPEWAGSARFHDFVSEARDWCISRQRYWGIPIPIWQCDRCDRHRTFATIADLTEASGTEIADPHRPYVDEVTVPCACGGTMHRVEDIFDVWFDSAMASWATLRFPGETAAFEDLWPADFITEGQDQTRGWFYSQLGASTIAFDRAPYKNVLMHGFALDAEGRKMSKSFGNVVSPESVIDQYGVDVLRLYILSASAPWDDLKFNWEGVKTVNRAVNILWNVYRFPLPYMILDGFAPATGGDGTWNDDYVRAHLAAMPDEDRWIISRIHSLAAEVSEGIDGYNLHRATRALITSVLEDISRWYIQLVRPRMWLEEDSVEKRHAYETMYSVMRMLVRLLAPFTPHISEEIYRNLRTDADPESVHMLEWSRGEPSFIDEALEARMRVVQSFDEAVANARQAGKRKLRWPVQETVVVTDDDAVGEAMTTLLYLCESRANSRTVRVVRGRWDRIGWKAEPVMRAIGPKFGKQGPLVKGLIENADGDLLKTQIDASGEAHVGEFTVTADQLTFTESLPDRIFAASMEGGVVYVDVTLTDDIEAEGYAREVMRRIQEMRRQLDLKVEDFITADIAIADDRVRGLLSGTWENEIREEVRAVALALRAPDGGAVVTGGLVRDWDVEGIPMAIGIAAASHQ